GGAGAACCTGAAGCCGATCGAGGAAAACGGCTTCCTCATCGCGGACCTCACGCCGGACAAGATCGTGCTGCGCTTCTTCCGCTGGAACGCGCACAAGGACCCGCTGGAGGCGATCGACACGCTGGAGCCGTTCCGTACCACCGAACTGAAACGGCCGGGCTGAGCGGACGCGCCGCCATTCCGTTTAAAACTTTGTAGGCGGTGAATTCCGTCGCGCCCTGGCGTTCAATGACCGCCGTCACCTGCCAGGAGGCGCGCATGTCCGCCGAAACCGTTCCGGACGGCTTTGAGCCGCATTTCCGCAAGAGCCCGCTGACCGACCCCTGGGAGCCGCTCTACGCAAAGCGGACCGACAGGGCCGTGATCATGGGGCTGCGGCTGGCGAGGCCGCACACCAATTCCCGCGGGCTGATCCATGGCGGGCTGATCGCTTCGCTTGCCGACGGCGCGATGGGCTATAGCTGCGCTCATGTGATGGGCGGAACCGCATCGCTGGTGACGGTGTCGCTGGCGGTCGATTACGTCGGCTCGGCGCGGCCCGGTCAGTGGCTTGCGGTCGAGAGCGAGGTGATCAAGACCGGCACCACGCTCTGCTTTGCGCAAAGCCTGATCAAGGCCGATGATGCCGTGATCGCGCGGGCCAACGCCACGTTCCGCGTGGTGCCGAAGAAGGAATGATCACGCGGGTGGGATGTTTTCTCGATTGGGTCAGTGCAGCCCCAGCTTCGCTTCACCTCGCCCCGCTTGCGGGGAGAGGTCGGATTGCGCGTTAGCGCAATCCGGGTGAGGGGGAATTGCCGCGCACTCCCCTCACTCTCGCAGTTGCCGACAAGAGCCCCTCACCCCAACCCTCTCCCCGCAAGAGCGGGGAGAGGGAGCAGACCGCATTCGTGGCTCAAGCGCAGTCCATCACGTGCCCTAGCCGAAATGCCAGTCGGTCGTCTCGATCACGAGATCGACGAAGGTGCGCACCTTGGCCGACAACAGCCGCGAGGTCGGATAGACCAGGTGGATCGGCAGCGGCGGCTGCTCGAACTTCTCGAGCACTGTCCTGAGCTTGCCGCGCTTGATCGCATCCGCCGCCTGATAGGCGAGCACCCGCGTCAGCCCGCCATCCTGCTCGGCATGGCGGATCGCGGCATCGGCGCTGTTGGTCGTGAAGCGCGGGGTGTGGTTGACGCGCAGTTCATCGCCATCCCGGATGAAGCGCCAGTCTGCCGTGACCGGCGTGGCGCCGAACTGAATCGTGTCGTGCGAGGGGATCGCCTCCGGCGTCTTCGGTTCGCCGCGCGCCTTCAGGTAACCGCGCGAGGCCACCACGATCCGCCGCATCTCGCCGACGTGGCGCGCCACCAGCGAGGAATCGGGCAGATGGCCGATGCGAACCGCGAGATCGACGCCCTCTTCGACGAGGTTGATCATGCGGTCGGAGAGGCGCAATTCGCCCGCGACCTCCGGATAGCGCTTCAGATAGGCCGACATCACCGGGCCGACATGCAGCCGTCCGAAACCGACCGGTGCCGACAGCACGAGCCGACCGCTCGGCCGCGTCCGCTCGCCCTCGACGGCGCCTTCGGCGTCCTCGACATCGGCGAGGATGCGCCGCGCATGCTCGAGATAGCGCGTGCCGGCATCCGTCAGCGTGACCTGCCGGGTGGTCCGCTGCAACAGCCGGGCGCCGAGGCGCTCCTCCAGCGCGGCGATCAGGCGCGTCACCGCCGATGGCGACAGCCCGAGCTTGCGCGCTGCCGGCGCGAACCCCCTGAGGTCGGCGACCGCGACAAAGGCCTGCATGGCGTCGAGCCGGTCCATGGCATTATTTCACAATACGCAACGATGAAGTGTCAATTGCATTGATTGTTTAATTTTCGAGAATGCGCATGTTTAGAGCTGAACGTCGGTGGGTCGAAGCAAAAGCCCGCCGGCTTGTGGAGGCGCAGCCATGTCAGAGGCTCATCCCTATTCCAGCGACGTGGCGTTCACGCCGGCCGTGAAGGCGATCCAGGCCCGCAAAGGCTCGCGCGAAACCTATGCGCAAGTCGAGGAGACACGCGGCTGGCGCAGCGAGATCGACGAGAACCTTGCGGCGTTCCTGGCCGAGACCAACAGCTTCTATCTTGCGACCGCAAGCGCGGACGGCCAGCCCTATATCCAGCACCGCGGCGGGCCGAAGGGTTTCATCAAGATCCTCGACAGGCAGACGCTGGCCTTCGCCGATTACGCCGGCAACCGGCAATACATCACGCAGGGAAACCTATCGGAGAATCCGAAGGCCTACATCTTCGTGATGGATTATGCCCACCGGCGGCGCGTGAAGCTCTGGGGCGAAGCCCAGGTGATCGAGGACGATCCGGCGCTGACGCGATCGCTGATGCCGCAGGGCTACCGCGCGCGAGGAGAGCAGGTGATCCTGTTCAAGGTGGCGGCGTGGGATACCAACTGCCCGCAGCACATCCCGCAGAAACTCGACGCGGCCGATGTGGCCGCGGCACTGGCCGCGCGCGATACGCGGATCGCCGAATTGGAGGCGGAGCTGGCGACACTCAAGGGCCAGTCGGCTCCCGCAACATGACGTAGCCGCTAGGCTGCCTGGCGCAGCGGCACCCAGGCGAACTCCGGATAATATTGCTGCATCATCCGGTCGACATAGTCGGTCAGGTTCTGGAACTGCTCGGCGCGTTCGCGCAGCTTGGATTCGAAGAACGGCGTCAGGATGCCGGCAAGCGCGCCGAACGCCGTGGCGTCGACGCCGGAGGGCTTGTCGCCGAACAGATAGGGTTTGCCGGCAAGCTGCACCGAGAGCGCGAGCAGCGAACGGCAGGCCAGATCGATGTCGTCGTCGGGCGCATGGCGGCCAAGCCCGCTCAACAGATAGTTCTCGGCAACGCGGAACTGGGCGTCCTCGCGCAGCTTGTCGCGCAGATGCGGTGGCGCCCCGTCGAAGAAATGGCTCGGCCCCTTGGCGAAATTCTCGATATCCACCCAGCGCGCGCCGACCAGCGCCCAATAGACATGGTGCTCGATCATGCGCTCGAACGCCCAGGCCTGGGCGCGCGCGCCGAGGTCGAGCCCGGCGTCGAAATCGAAGCCATACCTGGCCTCGAGATGGGCGCGGATGAAGGTGGAATCGGCAATGCTTTTGCCGTCATCGACGATGTAGGGTAGCTGTCCCTTTGGGGACGCCGGCGGCATCGCCCGCTCCTTGCGGTATTCGAGGCCGGCCATCTTGAGCTGAACCTCGGTCTTGGTGACGAAGGGGCTGATTTCCGGCAGGCCGAACCCGGCGCCAAAGCCGTAAAGGGTGATCATGCGAAGCTCCCGACCGCGTGAAACAGCGCCAGACCCTGACCGGACCCTGCTGCCACCGTACTGTCAGCAGCAGCACGGCGGGCGGCGAAACGCGCCCCCGCGAGGGCGCGCTCGATGACATTTTCGGCTACAGAGGAGAGCCGC
This genomic interval from Bradyrhizobium sp. NP1 contains the following:
- a CDS encoding glutathione S-transferase C-terminal domain-containing protein, whose translation is MITLYGFGAGFGLPEISPFVTKTEVQLKMAGLEYRKERAMPPASPKGQLPYIVDDGKSIADSTFIRAHLEARYGFDFDAGLDLGARAQAWAFERMIEHHVYWALVGARWVDIENFAKGPSHFFDGAPPHLRDKLREDAQFRVAENYLLSGLGRHAPDDDIDLACRSLLALSVQLAGKPYLFGDKPSGVDATAFGALAGILTPFFESKLRERAEQFQNLTDYVDRMMQQYYPEFAWVPLRQAA
- a CDS encoding pyridoxamine 5'-phosphate oxidase family protein, translated to MSEAHPYSSDVAFTPAVKAIQARKGSRETYAQVEETRGWRSEIDENLAAFLAETNSFYLATASADGQPYIQHRGGPKGFIKILDRQTLAFADYAGNRQYITQGNLSENPKAYIFVMDYAHRRRVKLWGEAQVIEDDPALTRSLMPQGYRARGEQVILFKVAAWDTNCPQHIPQKLDAADVAAALAARDTRIAELEAELATLKGQSAPAT
- a CDS encoding PaaI family thioesterase, yielding MSAETVPDGFEPHFRKSPLTDPWEPLYAKRTDRAVIMGLRLARPHTNSRGLIHGGLIASLADGAMGYSCAHVMGGTASLVTVSLAVDYVGSARPGQWLAVESEVIKTGTTLCFAQSLIKADDAVIARANATFRVVPKKE
- a CDS encoding LysR family transcriptional regulator, translated to MDRLDAMQAFVAVADLRGFAPAARKLGLSPSAVTRLIAALEERLGARLLQRTTRQVTLTDAGTRYLEHARRILADVEDAEGAVEGERTRPSGRLVLSAPVGFGRLHVGPVMSAYLKRYPEVAGELRLSDRMINLVEEGVDLAVRIGHLPDSSLVARHVGEMRRIVVASRGYLKARGEPKTPEAIPSHDTIQFGATPVTADWRFIRDGDELRVNHTPRFTTNSADAAIRHAEQDGGLTRVLAYQAADAIKRGKLRTVLEKFEQPPLPIHLVYPTSRLLSAKVRTFVDLVIETTDWHFG